One Vitis vinifera cultivar Pinot Noir 40024 chromosome 8, ASM3070453v1 genomic window carries:
- the LOC100251731 gene encoding uncharacterized protein LOC100251731: MELKSTTAAFFLLFLLLSAPYFSRGELDMSDKNPEIYEIDYRGPETHSYIPPPNRSGGLPFIHGENPRGHRKSKGLKGGKIGENAQKTHG; the protein is encoded by the exons ATGGAGCTCAAGTCCACAACTGCCgctttcttccttcttttcctCCTGCTCTCCGCTCCTTATTTCTCAAGAG GGGAATTGGATATGTCTGATAAGAATCCAGAGATTTATGAAATTGACTATAGGGGTCCAGAGACCCACTCCTACATTCCTCCACCAAACCGATCCGGTGGGTTGCCCTTTATTCATGGAGAAAACCCCAGAGGTCACCGCAAATCCAAGGGCTTAAAAGGGGGCAAAATTGGAGAAAAT GCCCAAAAAACTCATGGATGA
- the LOC100249937 gene encoding uncharacterized protein LOC100249937, whose product MKLSSKTMSSPGRTEKFPPPLMRFLRSNVGSRSRGRSRSSPMFVRKKNTAIETQEPSSPKVTCIGQVRVRRSKQGSGKATKARKKTRGWCRWIRNALCCNHFVGRLKPKPFRPVWRKWVLFFRVRFRRKSEIREDSSRIESKLEDRVEESEQSDDVGNEEEEARVFYSSSFSPPKNALLLTRCRSAPYRSSSLASRFWGSPLATEEEQKTEPENTDQQNPASENEPSSRDSAAESRTDPETDRDSEYLNQSEDSTSERSTKPTKTEAFKTGEEATAHPLILTRCKSEPARTGARLNPDTTLFWKKRSPTVQAISPQ is encoded by the exons ATGAAGCTTTCTTCGAAGACCATGTCGAGTCCGGGTCGGACCGAGAAGTTCCCACCGCCATTGATGAGGTTTTTGAGGAGTAATGTGGGGAGCAGAAGCAGAGGTAGGTCACGTTCCAGCCCTATGTTCGTGAGGAAGAAGAACACTGCTATTGAAACCCAGGAGCCTTCTTCTCCAAAGGTTACGTGTATTGGTCAAGTCCGAGTCAGGCGGTCCAAACAGGGCAGTGGCAAGGCTACTAAGGCTCGGAAAAAGACCCGAGGGTGGTGCAGGTGGATCAGAAATGCTCTGTGTTGCAACCATTTCGTTGGGAGGCTGAAGCCTAAGCCATTTCGACCAGTTTGGCGCAAGTGGGTCTTGTTTTTTCGAGTTCGATTTCGGAGGAAATCCGAAATTAGAGAGGATTCATCGAGAATTGAATCAAAACTGGAAGATAGAGTCGAAGAATCAGAGCAAAGCGACGACGTAGGaaacgaagaagaagaagcaagggTTTTTTATTCTTCCTCCTTCTCACCACCCAAAAACGCTTTACTGCTAACCCGATGCAGATCTGCTCCGTACAGGTCATCATCCCTCGCCAGTCGGTTCTGGGGTTCGCCTTTGGCCACAGAGGAAGAGCAAAAAACAGAGCCAGAAAACACAGACCAACAAAACCCCGCATCGGAAAACGAACCCAGCAGCAGAGATTCGGCTGCAGAATcgagaacagatccagaaactGATAGAGACTCCGAATATTTGAACCAATCTGAAGATTCGACCAGTGAAAGAAGCACAAAACCCACCAAAACCGAAGCATTCAAAACAGGGGAAGAAGCCACTGCTCATCCTCTTATACTCACCAGGTGTAAATCAGAACCGGCTAGAACCGGAGCTAGGCTCAACCCGGACACCACTTTGTTTTGGAAGAAGAGAAG TCCCACTGTACAGGCCATTTCTCCCCAATAA
- the LOC100255082 gene encoding protein CASP — protein MWQVLLAAAVAGSGIFAKNLFSNNNADPTVSPPPPQAELQTHDKCDQNHQQRSSSRSASKEVSQSNQSGVVGEAEEIFRFSSSGVSKKPRTRPRGFKKKVEVEGISLSFKKRRTGKAASVKSSTDGSSFVWGLGVGMMYMMSAGKAEISKLNTSMDETAKVVQELKTELYKRKSSRNLQVSSFSSEADTSPKKIRGKHTAQVLAKSSTGNQDPNEINISSFPVIDDGEYASSVLTEEPRPEVLEMDQLEAELESELQKLPSCATDAPDCEEIRPDLGDTREVSAKGFHELEGQNSNSYQFHGVLPAELDQKLCHVLIEQQENQIVDLESELHLAQSKLHEKEAELQALKDCVKRLTEFSLSTVSDDEAESQVEQKRLIDGNSNNDTGNGSKRSAVGMKRALDSEASGYYVK, from the exons atgtGGCAAGTTCTCTTGGCAGCTGCAGTCGCAGGATCAGGGATCTTTGCTAAAAACCTCTTTTCCAACAACAATGCCGATCCCACCGTTTCACCACCACCGCCTCAGGCGGAACTTCAAACACATGACAAATGTGATCAGAACCACCAGCAACGATCTTCTTCTCGTTCAGCCTCAAAGGAGGTTAGTCAATCGAATCAGAGTGGAGTTGTTGGAGAAGCTGAGGAGATCTTTAGGTTTTCCAGTTCCGGTGTTTCGAAAAAACCGAGGACCAGACCTCGTGGATTCAAGAAGAAGGTTGAAGTCGAGGGAATCTCTCTTTCCTTCAAGAAGAGGAGGACCGGCAAGGCTGCTTCTGTAAAGTCATCTACAG ATGGCTCAAGTTTTGTTTGGGGACTTGGCGTTGGAATGATGTACATGATGTCAGCTGGGAAAGCCGAAATCAGTAAGCTGAACACAAGCATGGATGAGACTGCAAAAGTAGTTCAGGAATTAAAGACTGAactttacaaaagaaaatcatcaCGTAATTTGCAAGTTTCAAGTTTTTCAAGTGAAGCAGACACTAGTCCAAAGAAAATTAGAGGCAAGCATACTGCACAAGTGCTTGCTAAGTCAAGTACTGGAAACCAAGATCCTAATGAGATCaatatttcttcttttcctGTAATTGATGATGGTGAATATGCAAGTAGTGTTCTTACTGAAGAGCCACGGCCAGAGGTGCTTGAAATGGATCAACTGGAAGCAGAGCTTGAGTCTGAACTGCAAAAACTTCCTTCTTGTGCCACAGATGCTCCTGACTGTGAAGAAATAAGACCAGATTTGGGTGAC ACTCGAGAAGTTTCAGCCAAAGGGTTTCATGAACTGGAAGGTCAGAATTCCAATTCTTATCAGTTCCATGGTGTGTTGCCAGCTGAACTGGATCAGAAACTGTGCCATGTGCTCATCGAACAGCAGGAAAATCAAATTGTGGATCTGGAGTCTGAACTGCACTTGGCCCAGTCCAAACTACATGAAAAGGAAGCAGAACTCCAAGCACTGAAAGACTGCGTTAAACGCCTAACTGAATTCTCTCTGTCAACTGTCTCAG ATGATGAAGCTGAATCACAAGTGGAACAAAAGAGGCTCATCGATGGGAATTCCAATAACGACACTGGAAATGGCTCAAAACGATCAGCCGTTGGGATGAAAAGGGCCCTTGATTCTGAAGCATCCGGTTACTATGTAAAATGA
- the LOC100256862 gene encoding lipid phosphate phosphatase gamma — protein MPHPPLKAVTLTHVRYQRGDRFGHFLAWVSLVPVFISLGGFVSHFIFRRELQGMCFALGLLISQFINEVIKKSVQQARPETCALLEMCDSHGWPSSHSQYMFFFAVYFTLLSYKGIVLLTGKYRWIASFAWWLLAVLTMYSRVYLGYHTVAQVFAGATLGIILGAVWFWVVNSVLFRYFPVIEESEFGRWFYIKDTSHIHNVLEFEYEKARAARKDMNCKSD, from the coding sequence ATGCCACATCCTCCCCTCAAGGCTGTGACTCTCACACACGTCCGCTACCAGAGAGGCGACCGCTTCGGTCATTTCCTCGCATGGGTCTCACTCGTCCCCGTCTTCATCAGCCTTGGCGGCTTCGTCTCTCATTTCATCTTTCGCCGAGAGCTTCAGGGCATGTGCTTCGCTCTGGGTTTACTGATTTCCCAATTCATCAACGAAGTCATTAAGAAATCGGTCCAGCAAGCGCGGCCGGAGACGTGTGCGTTGCTCGAGATGTGCGATTCGCACGGATGGCCATCCAGTCACTCACAATACATGTTTTTCTTTGCGGTGTATTTCACTCTGTTGAGCTATAAGGGGATTGTGCTTCTTACTGGGAAATACAGATGGATTGCGAGTTTCGCTTGGTGGTTACTGGCCGTGCTGACTATGTATTCTAGAGTTTATTTGGGGTACCACACTGTGGCTCAGGTGTTTGCTGGGGCCACTTTGGGGATTATTCTTGGGGCGGTGTGGTTTTGGGTGGTGAATTCCGTGCTTTTTCGTTACTTTCCGGTCATTGAAGAAAGCGAATTTGGCAGGTGGTTTTATATAAAGGATACTTCTCACATACATAATGTGTTGGAGTTTGAATATGAAAAGGCGAGAGCTGCTCGGAAAGATATGAATTGCAAAAGTGATTGA